Proteins found in one Nitrosopumilus maritimus SCM1 genomic segment:
- a CDS encoding PfkB family carbohydrate kinase: MKLAVFAHCAVDTITIGENNYEQIGGSACYCGLTAREFKFDVDLYTKCGNDFPIQYLSDNKINLINSESAKNTTKFAISITGADRTLKLENQCDPIEYSNTKADGHLVSPIFHEITNETLKKIKDDSNFLFVDPQGFLREKDSENNVFLQKKDLDLSNVNAIKVNPEEAQQLVTGTHDEMMVALQKRGVEHVLLTNKTEVSLLVKDKVYSITLPNKEIHDTTGIGDIFCAAFCCTMLKEKDYLWALCFAGGAAQAALDSKNVGLQKIPRKGVIQNNASYFYNLVKFRDL; this comes from the coding sequence ATGAAATTAGCAGTTTTTGCTCATTGTGCAGTTGATACCATTACTATTGGAGAAAACAATTATGAGCAAATTGGAGGTTCTGCATGCTATTGTGGATTAACTGCAAGAGAATTCAAATTTGACGTTGATCTGTATACGAAATGTGGAAATGATTTTCCAATACAATATCTTTCAGATAATAAAATCAACCTAATTAATTCTGAATCTGCTAAAAACACCACAAAATTTGCAATATCTATTACTGGTGCTGACCGAACTCTAAAACTTGAAAACCAATGTGATCCCATTGAATATTCTAATACAAAAGCAGATGGTCATCTTGTCAGTCCCATTTTTCACGAAATTACAAATGAAACACTAAAGAAAATTAAAGATGATTCAAATTTTTTGTTTGTTGATCCTCAGGGATTTCTTAGAGAAAAAGATTCAGAAAACAATGTTTTCTTGCAAAAAAAGGATTTGGATTTATCAAATGTTAATGCAATCAAAGTAAATCCTGAAGAAGCACAACAACTTGTTACTGGTACTCATGATGAGATGATGGTTGCACTTCAGAAAAGAGGTGTTGAGCATGTATTACTAACAAACAAAACTGAAGTTTCTCTATTGGTAAAAGATAAGGTATATTCTATTACTCTTCCAAATAAAGAAATTCATGACACAACTGGTATAGGTGATATCTTTTGTGCTGCGTTTTGTTGTACGATGCTTAAAGAAAAAGACTACCTGTGGGCTCTTTGTTTTGCTGGTGGTGCTGCTCAGGCTGCACTTGATTCAAAAAACGTTGGATTGCAGAAAATCCCTCGTAAAGGAGTAATCCAAAACAATGCCTCATACTTTTACAATTTGGTAAAGTTTCGAGACTTGTAG
- a CDS encoding 30S ribosomal protein S26e: MPLKRASRGRTKGGKGSSGVVQCTNCGQTVPKDKAKKVTSRLNLVEHTLAKELRAQGAYIASPTVLKWYCISCAIHFKILKIRSADNRRKRGKLR, translated from the coding sequence ATGCCACTTAAGCGTGCAAGTAGAGGTCGTACAAAAGGAGGAAAAGGATCTTCAGGTGTTGTACAATGTACAAACTGCGGACAAACCGTTCCAAAAGACAAGGCAAAAAAAGTAACATCTAGACTTAACCTAGTCGAACATACACTAGCCAAAGAATTACGAGCACAAGGAGCATACATTGCATCACCTACAGTTCTAAAATGGTATTGTATTTCATGTGCAATTCACTTTAAGATTCTAAAAATTAGATCTGCAGACAATAGAAGAAAACGTGGAAAACTACGATAG
- a CDS encoding CDP-alcohol phosphatidyltransferase family protein, translating to MLNNLRDSLKPTLEKIGKGFASTGLSPNFWTAVGLGVAFLSAIVYGLGIEFGLIIGGILLLVSGFFDMVDGQVARVTGKTSQKGSYLDSMFDKIAETAIFLGILVGGYAEPYLVLLAITLSLLVSYARAKSDAINVKLQGVGIGERAERLLVIAIIGIIGFMEIAVIIVVIIAAITLIQRMIVTAKNIKE from the coding sequence GTGTTAAACAATCTCCGAGATTCACTCAAACCTACACTTGAAAAGATTGGTAAAGGATTTGCATCCACAGGACTGTCTCCTAATTTCTGGACTGCAGTTGGTTTGGGCGTTGCATTTCTTTCTGCAATAGTGTATGGACTTGGAATTGAATTTGGATTAATTATTGGAGGTATTTTGTTACTTGTTTCAGGATTCTTTGATATGGTGGATGGACAAGTTGCCCGTGTAACTGGCAAAACATCTCAAAAGGGCTCGTATTTAGATTCAATGTTTGATAAAATTGCAGAGACTGCAATATTTTTGGGAATTTTAGTTGGTGGATATGCTGAACCATATTTGGTATTACTTGCAATCACTTTGTCACTATTGGTAAGTTATGCAAGAGCAAAATCTGATGCAATAAATGTAAAATTACAAGGTGTTGGAATTGGTGAAAGAGCAGAGAGGTTACTTGTTATTGCAATTATTGGAATAATTGGATTTATGGAAATAGCTGTTATCATTGTAGTAATAATTGCGGCAATAACATTAATTCAAAGAATGATTGTTACTGCAAAAAACATCAAAGAATAA
- the speB gene encoding agmatinase — MSFLDLYMNKNPMITASDDDSEPVATVFGIPFDATHSYKPGCRFGPDAIRDSFNNIEIFHPELSIDLETVHIEDLGNTRHTVVASEMIDMVKKITTELVAKQRQLFILGGEHSITYGTYTSFPKDTGYVVFDAHYDLRDEFADIKLSHASYLRRVVEERGAENILHVGARAFVKEELEFLTEHKIKTISDKEIRDGKGPQLLKDHVSTFDTMYSSFDLDVLDPAFAPGVGNPEAVGITSRELFDMIYSLQETKVIGADIVELNPYHDNGATASLAAKIMSTLIAINLSQNQ, encoded by the coding sequence ATGAGCTTTCTTGATTTATACATGAACAAAAATCCCATGATTACTGCCTCAGACGATGATTCTGAACCTGTAGCAACCGTTTTTGGAATTCCTTTTGATGCAACCCATTCATACAAACCTGGTTGTAGATTTGGTCCTGATGCAATTAGAGATTCTTTTAACAATATTGAGATATTTCATCCTGAACTCTCTATAGATTTAGAAACTGTACACATTGAGGATTTGGGTAATACTCGTCACACAGTTGTAGCATCTGAGATGATTGACATGGTAAAAAAAATTACAACTGAACTTGTTGCAAAACAAAGACAGTTGTTCATTTTGGGAGGTGAACACTCTATCACATATGGAACGTACACTAGTTTTCCAAAAGATACTGGTTATGTTGTATTTGACGCCCACTATGACTTGAGAGATGAATTTGCAGATATCAAACTCAGTCATGCATCTTATCTTAGACGCGTTGTTGAAGAACGAGGTGCAGAAAACATTCTACATGTTGGAGCTCGTGCATTTGTTAAAGAAGAATTGGAATTTCTAACTGAACATAAAATCAAAACCATTTCTGACAAAGAAATTCGTGACGGAAAAGGCCCCCAGTTACTAAAAGATCATGTTTCAACTTTTGATACAATGTATTCTAGTTTTGATCTTGATGTTCTTGATCCTGCATTTGCACCTGGTGTTGGAAATCCTGAAGCTGTAGGAATAACTTCTAGAGAATTATTTGATATGATTTACTCTCTTCAAGAAACCAAAGTTATTGGTGCTGATATAGTTGAACTAAACCCTTACCATGATAATGGTGCCACTGCATCTCTTGCAGCAAAGATAATGTCCACGCTTATTGCAATTAATCTATCTCAAAATCAATAA
- a CDS encoding threonine--tRNA ligase, whose protein sequence is MRILQLHCDSIEYTPTKKEIKSAEEIENPQTQRLEEIVVAFVAIEDGDDSSVAKNAISQIKNSMEKIGCKKLLLYPYAHLSSNLAKPSTAMSLLQEMESEASDLEVSHSPFGWTKSYKVQVKGHPLAESSKVVTKDSTTKDDDEDTSDALKGESTIRSYWKIMSPDGTMINIGDYDFSNHKKLEILAKYESAKQRQVDEPPPHVALMKKLAIADYEPASDSGNMRFFPNGRLMKSLIERYVTDRVKEYGGYEVETPIMYDSEHPSMVSYFNRFPARQYNIDSEGKKLFLRFAACFGQFLMANQFQMSYKNLPYKLYELTRYSFRREQSGELVGLRRLRAFTMPDCHAFCKDIPQAVDEIKVRFDLSQSVLKELGIDESDYDMAIRFTEDFYNENKSAIEELVKKHGRPVLVEMWKEKFFYFVLKWEFNFIDNLGKASALSTDQIDVENGDRYGIEFVDENNTAQHPIILHNSPSGAIERIIYALLEKAADDSKKGKKPQLPLWLAPTQVRIIPLKEEFYDFCNNLCDKISAQNVRVDVDDRNESIGKRIREAEKEWIQYILVIGEKEAGSENLSIRDRQTGNVREVSFDDFMNEINEQTSGKPYTGLNQSQHLSKRPQLMV, encoded by the coding sequence ATGCGAATACTGCAACTACACTGTGATAGCATAGAATACACTCCTACAAAAAAAGAGATCAAATCAGCTGAAGAGATTGAAAATCCTCAAACTCAGAGACTAGAAGAGATTGTAGTGGCCTTTGTCGCAATTGAAGATGGAGATGATTCTTCTGTTGCAAAAAATGCAATATCTCAGATAAAAAACTCTATGGAAAAAATTGGTTGCAAAAAATTATTGTTATATCCTTATGCACATCTTAGCTCAAATCTTGCAAAACCTTCCACTGCTATGTCTTTGTTACAAGAAATGGAATCTGAAGCATCAGATCTTGAAGTTTCTCATTCTCCTTTTGGTTGGACAAAATCTTACAAAGTTCAAGTTAAAGGACATCCATTAGCAGAAAGCTCCAAAGTTGTTACTAAAGACTCTACTACTAAAGATGATGACGAAGATACTTCTGATGCACTAAAAGGAGAATCTACAATTCGTTCTTACTGGAAAATAATGTCTCCTGATGGAACAATGATTAACATTGGAGACTATGATTTTTCTAATCATAAAAAATTAGAGATTTTAGCCAAATACGAATCTGCAAAACAACGTCAAGTTGATGAACCCCCTCCACATGTTGCATTAATGAAAAAACTTGCAATTGCAGATTACGAACCTGCATCTGATTCTGGAAATATGAGATTCTTTCCAAATGGGCGTTTGATGAAATCTCTTATTGAGAGATATGTTACTGACAGAGTAAAGGAGTATGGTGGTTATGAGGTTGAAACTCCAATCATGTATGACTCTGAACACCCAAGTATGGTTAGTTACTTTAATCGATTCCCTGCAAGACAATACAATATTGATTCAGAAGGAAAGAAACTCTTTTTGAGATTTGCAGCCTGTTTTGGACAATTCCTTATGGCAAATCAATTCCAAATGTCTTACAAGAATTTACCATACAAACTCTATGAGCTTACTAGGTATAGCTTTAGACGTGAACAATCAGGTGAATTAGTCGGTCTGAGAAGATTACGTGCATTTACAATGCCTGATTGTCATGCATTTTGCAAAGATATTCCGCAAGCAGTAGATGAGATAAAGGTCAGATTTGATTTGTCTCAAAGTGTTCTCAAAGAGTTGGGAATTGATGAATCTGATTATGACATGGCAATTAGATTTACTGAGGATTTTTACAATGAAAACAAATCTGCGATTGAAGAATTAGTCAAGAAACATGGTCGACCTGTATTAGTTGAGATGTGGAAAGAGAAATTCTTTTACTTTGTTCTAAAATGGGAATTCAATTTTATTGATAATTTAGGAAAGGCATCTGCTTTGTCAACTGATCAAATAGATGTTGAAAATGGAGACCGATATGGAATTGAATTTGTAGATGAAAACAACACTGCACAACATCCAATTATTCTACACAACTCCCCAAGTGGTGCAATTGAAAGAATAATCTATGCATTATTAGAAAAAGCTGCAGATGATTCAAAGAAAGGAAAGAAACCACAACTTCCATTGTGGCTTGCACCAACACAAGTTAGAATCATTCCATTAAAAGAAGAGTTTTATGACTTTTGTAATAATTTGTGTGATAAAATATCTGCACAAAATGTCCGTGTTGATGTTGATGATAGAAATGAGAGTATTGGTAAAAGAATACGTGAAGCTGAAAAGGAATGGATTCAATACATTTTGGTAATAGGTGAGAAAGAAGCAGGTTCTGAGAATCTAAGTATCCGTGACAGACAGACTGGAAATGTACGAGAAGTCTCATTTGATGATTTCATGAATGAAATTAATGAACAAACTTCAGGTAAACCATATACTGGACTAAACCAATCACAACATCTCTCAAAGAGACCTCAATTAATGGTGTAG
- a CDS encoding homospermidine biosynthesis protein: MDHHNFHGKNIPHIELKPNMKIEDVVEVFAQSGYNGRQLGEAAKLYAKMIDDGATICLTIAGAMTPVGFGGIFKTLIERGFVDWIITTGANVYHEDHFAHKLPVKQGHFDVDDMVLYEKGIVRIRDVYIDFEKTMKAEDKIMQNMFKEKFIDKSFTSAELCNFIGKITKEKAKNPEKSFLASAYKYDVPVYISTIGDSSIAMNLAVHRLRGKEYNFDFVKELLEQAAILYNSKKSGILELGGGVPKNTAQQTGPTLDQILDREDGGQDYIIQITDARPDTGGLSGATLQEGKSWGKVQDAHEDVVTVYADATIAFPILALYAISTQKKRKPKRIFKDLDKFYKKLQSDYLNNKK, translated from the coding sequence ATGGATCATCATAATTTTCATGGAAAAAACATTCCACATATTGAATTAAAACCAAATATGAAAATTGAAGATGTAGTAGAAGTATTTGCACAATCAGGATACAATGGACGACAGTTAGGTGAAGCAGCAAAACTTTATGCAAAAATGATTGATGATGGTGCTACCATTTGTTTAACCATTGCAGGTGCAATGACACCAGTAGGGTTTGGAGGAATTTTCAAAACATTAATTGAAAGAGGTTTTGTTGATTGGATTATCACGACAGGTGCAAATGTGTATCATGAAGATCATTTTGCACACAAATTACCTGTTAAACAAGGACATTTCGATGTAGATGACATGGTTCTCTATGAAAAAGGAATTGTAAGAATTCGTGATGTCTATATTGATTTTGAAAAAACGATGAAAGCAGAAGATAAGATTATGCAAAATATGTTTAAAGAGAAATTTATCGATAAATCATTTACAAGTGCCGAGTTGTGTAATTTTATCGGCAAAATAACTAAAGAAAAAGCAAAAAATCCAGAAAAAAGTTTCCTAGCATCAGCATACAAATACGATGTTCCAGTATACATTTCAACAATCGGGGATTCATCAATTGCAATGAATTTAGCAGTACATAGACTGCGTGGAAAAGAATACAATTTTGATTTTGTCAAAGAGTTGTTAGAGCAAGCAGCAATTCTATACAACTCAAAAAAATCAGGGATTTTAGAATTAGGTGGAGGAGTTCCAAAGAACACAGCTCAGCAAACAGGGCCGACACTAGATCAAATTCTTGACAGAGAAGATGGGGGACAAGATTACATCATACAAATAACTGATGCCAGACCAGACACAGGAGGACTTTCAGGAGCAACACTACAGGAAGGAAAGAGTTGGGGCAAAGTTCAAGATGCTCATGAAGATGTTGTCACAGTTTATGCAGATGCAACAATTGCGTTTCCAATTTTAGCACTATATGCAATCAGCACACAAAAGAAAAGAAAACCAAAAAGAATTTTCAAAGATCTAGATAAATTCTATAAAAAACTACAGTCAGATTATTTGAATAACAAAAAGTAA
- a CDS encoding 30S ribosomal protein S25 produces MGGAKKPTAAKKDTSSSPKDSKKGKKDKGEGGPKKAEITVMVNEQQAMKIIQSAKVITVQDMARQTGVKISAANKFLKESAEKGIVKRVGGYSGHHLYQAVSS; encoded by the coding sequence ATGGGTGGAGCAAAGAAACCAACTGCCGCAAAAAAAGATACATCATCTAGTCCAAAAGACTCTAAGAAAGGTAAGAAAGACAAAGGTGAAGGCGGTCCAAAGAAAGCAGAGATCACAGTAATGGTTAATGAACAACAAGCAATGAAGATCATCCAAAGTGCCAAAGTGATTACAGTTCAAGACATGGCAAGACAAACAGGAGTAAAAATTTCTGCAGCAAACAAATTCCTTAAAGAATCAGCAGAAAAAGGAATTGTAAAAAGAGTTGGTGGTTATTCAGGACATCACTTGTATCAAGCAGTTTCTTCATAG
- a CDS encoding cyclophilin-like fold protein — MSTSSVSRKQLILEIRGKAKISCDLKRHLSPRTVGTIMRSLPLEGHAHLLGKSIVYFETSVDSGIERARSEFKKGDVAFLPSSGSFCFFTNDVASAKTMTPIGKLSDNIDALKDVKSGDVLCIYEETA, encoded by the coding sequence TTGAGCACCTCGTCTGTATCTAGAAAACAACTAATTTTAGAAATTAGGGGTAAGGCAAAAATCTCATGTGATCTAAAACGCCATCTATCTCCAAGGACTGTTGGAACTATTATGAGATCCTTGCCATTGGAAGGTCATGCACATCTTTTAGGAAAAAGTATTGTATATTTTGAAACGTCTGTTGATTCTGGTATAGAACGAGCAAGATCTGAATTCAAAAAAGGTGATGTGGCATTTTTGCCTTCGTCTGGAAGTTTTTGTTTTTTTACAAATGATGTTGCATCTGCAAAAACAATGACTCCTATAGGAAAATTATCTGATAACATTGATGCGTTAAAGGATGTTAAATCTGGAGACGTGTTATGTATCTATGAAGAAACTGCTTGA
- a CDS encoding DNA-directed RNA polymerase subunit K, with amino-acid sequence MIRLYNVLRKNRYLSDANNTEVVEVAEDEIQSTEEIAEPEVETNAGLNKALDTYRKLIEKKVDAEPLTEKEQDDLEKKIKEIESREIVETVEEHDPVEIPCEKNKVTIGPPTLTRFEKARIMGARALQLSLGAPPFIPIPKTARISLDISMEELEQRVIPITIRRVLPNGDYQNIPIDYFEK; translated from the coding sequence ATGATTAGATTATATAACGTTTTAAGAAAAAATCGGTACTTGTCTGATGCCAATAATACTGAAGTCGTAGAAGTCGCCGAAGATGAAATTCAATCAACTGAAGAGATTGCTGAACCAGAAGTTGAGACTAACGCAGGATTAAACAAAGCACTTGATACTTATCGAAAATTAATTGAAAAGAAAGTTGATGCTGAACCATTAACTGAAAAAGAACAAGATGATCTTGAAAAGAAGATCAAAGAGATTGAAAGTAGAGAAATTGTTGAAACAGTAGAAGAACATGACCCAGTAGAGATTCCTTGTGAAAAAAACAAGGTCACAATTGGCCCACCAACACTAACCAGATTTGAAAAGGCAAGAATCATGGGTGCAAGAGCATTGCAGTTGTCTCTAGGAGCACCACCATTTATCCCAATCCCAAAGACTGCAAGAATTTCATTGGATATTTCAATGGAAGAATTAGAACAAAGAGTGATCCCAATCACAATTAGAAGAGTTCTTCCAAACGGAGATTATCAGAATATCCCTATCGACTACTTTGAAAAATGA
- a CDS encoding DNA-binding protein: MLNDETYEPQGHEQTEKSDESIVYIGNDPVMQSALEVLSILGNKKKITIKSKGNSIPNAVAVANIITEKMLNGNSKVEKINLDTDAAAGIGRMTSTIEIILLKI, from the coding sequence ATGCTCAATGACGAGACATATGAACCGCAAGGTCACGAGCAGACCGAAAAGTCTGATGAATCCATAGTGTATATTGGAAATGATCCTGTAATGCAATCTGCATTAGAAGTATTATCGATATTAGGAAATAAGAAAAAAATCACAATCAAATCAAAAGGGAATTCCATACCAAATGCAGTGGCAGTTGCAAATATCATTACAGAAAAGATGTTAAACGGGAATTCCAAAGTAGAGAAAATTAATCTCGATACCGATGCAGCAGCAGGTATCGGAAGAATGACTTCAACTATAGAAATTATTTTACTTAAGATCTAG
- a CDS encoding transcriptional regulator → MLLPAEIESKTLIPALRAILAKKLAEDHNIREDEISKMLGVTQAAVSNYIRGTRGDPSLIAKLLAEKQVADMIDELSDNLSSDMAYTPSSLSKFIGLCNYIKSSLLICEIHHNLESDIDEQVCKECENMLLKGPGSVY, encoded by the coding sequence ATGCTACTTCCTGCTGAGATTGAATCCAAAACTCTAATTCCTGCCTTACGTGCAATTCTTGCAAAAAAACTGGCTGAAGATCATAACATTAGAGAAGATGAGATATCTAAAATGCTTGGAGTTACACAAGCTGCAGTTAGTAATTACATTCGAGGTACTAGAGGTGACCCTTCTTTAATTGCAAAACTCTTGGCAGAAAAACAAGTTGCAGACATGATTGATGAACTAAGTGATAATCTGTCATCGGATATGGCATACACTCCATCTAGCTTGTCTAAATTCATTGGATTGTGCAACTATATCAAATCAAGTTTGTTAATCTGTGAGATACATCATAACTTGGAATCTGATATTGATGAGCAAGTTTGCAAAGAATGTGAAAATATGCTTCTTAAAGGTCCAGGCAGTGTATACTAG
- a CDS encoding asparagine synthase C-terminal domain-containing protein, translating to MDNTSKDLYEALQESCNSCKSNLISLSGGLDSSIIAYFLKERKPNTLAIIAEDFVSTDLTYCQLVSKEMDLPLTIFNVKTAEILEAVEQTIKILKNFNDIEIRNNVVMYLAIKWAKDNGEKSIITGDGADELFAGYNFLVHKSEEELESEINRVCSIMHFPTQGIGKALGIKIESPFLSDKVISLAKKIPANLKVKEENKKRHGKWILRKTFEPYIPEQITWREKSPMQEGSGTSGLTNLFESIIEEEKYVEKKLTVEKEDNVVIRSRESMHYYEIFKKLYGSPVDKEAKSVCPYCKHKVENSKFCRMCGAFPI from the coding sequence TTGGATAACACCTCAAAGGATCTTTATGAGGCATTACAAGAATCATGTAATTCTTGCAAGTCAAATTTAATTTCTTTATCAGGAGGGCTAGATAGTTCAATTATCGCATATTTTCTCAAAGAAAGAAAACCAAACACATTAGCAATAATTGCAGAAGATTTTGTTTCAACAGATCTAACATACTGCCAACTAGTTTCAAAAGAAATGGATTTACCATTAACAATTTTCAATGTAAAAACTGCAGAAATTCTTGAAGCAGTTGAACAAACAATAAAAATTCTAAAAAACTTTAACGATATTGAAATTAGAAATAATGTTGTCATGTATCTTGCCATAAAATGGGCAAAAGATAATGGAGAAAAATCGATCATTACAGGAGATGGCGCAGATGAACTATTTGCAGGATATAATTTCCTAGTTCATAAATCAGAAGAAGAGTTAGAATCTGAGATCAATAGAGTCTGCTCAATTATGCATTTTCCAACACAAGGGATTGGCAAAGCATTAGGAATTAAGATAGAATCACCATTCTTGAGTGATAAAGTGATCAGTCTGGCAAAAAAAATACCTGCAAATTTGAAGGTAAAAGAAGAGAACAAGAAGAGACATGGAAAATGGATTTTACGTAAAACATTCGAGCCTTACATTCCAGAACAAATCACATGGAGGGAAAAATCACCAATGCAAGAAGGTTCAGGAACATCAGGGTTGACAAACCTGTTTGAATCAATCATTGAAGAAGAAAAGTATGTTGAAAAGAAATTAACTGTTGAAAAAGAAGACAATGTAGTCATCAGAAGTAGAGAATCAATGCACTATTATGAGATTTTTAAGAAATTATACGGTTCTCCTGTAGACAAAGAAGCAAAATCTGTGTGTCCGTACTGCAAACATAAAGTTGAGAATTCAAAATTTTGCAGAATGTGCGGTGCTTTTCCTATTTGA
- a CDS encoding YHS domain-containing protein yields MPVDPVCGIELDEELALLHEHDGKKFYFCCNGCRRIFIKKPRKYK; encoded by the coding sequence GTGCCAGTAGATCCTGTTTGCGGAATTGAACTTGACGAAGAACTAGCATTGTTACATGAACATGATGGAAAGAAATTCTATTTTTGTTGTAATGGATGTAGAAGAATATTTATCAAAAAACCTCGTAAATACAAATAA
- a CDS encoding DUF6659 family protein has translation MSGKIYDYSKICDTIKDADPKIRFAGVINERGRLVAGGMKPNVEPLESEKDDEMIFMELALRVKMRREFDKQLGTVNFALASRERALAISVPINEDILYVAAEPDSDYGALPKKILEIVNS, from the coding sequence ATGTCTGGAAAGATATATGATTACTCAAAAATCTGTGATACCATCAAAGACGCTGACCCAAAAATCAGATTTGCTGGTGTAATTAATGAACGAGGACGATTGGTTGCAGGTGGGATGAAACCAAATGTTGAGCCATTGGAAAGTGAAAAAGATGACGAAATGATTTTCATGGAACTTGCCTTACGTGTAAAAATGAGAAGAGAGTTTGATAAGCAACTTGGAACTGTAAATTTTGCATTGGCTTCTCGTGAACGTGCTTTAGCAATCAGCGTTCCAATCAATGAAGATATTTTGTATGTTGCAGCAGAACCTGACTCTGATTATGGCGCTCTGCCAAAAAAAATCCTTGAAATTGTTAACTCTTAG
- a CDS encoding aldo/keto reductase — MISGFATPEGTKQFAQNSGVNQDNFKEFENLTLSNIGIGTYLGDPDTRTDELVSGAVKQSILSGVNVIDTAINYRSQKAERSVGKAISELIQENKISRDQIFVSTKNGYVTNDADVQLGFWEYVKEEYTQKGVVKEGDITSGYHCMTPAYLSDQLDRSLKNLDLECVDLMYLHNAVEGQIKDVSREQFLQNLQTVFELYEQKRDEGKIKFYGMATWECFRVSTDNPQYLSLEDTVNMAKKVGGENHGFKFIQLPFNLYYDQALLGKTQTIQNNPVSVLESATRLGIGVFTSVPLMQGRLLQPGVMPEFSDLKPSMRALQFIRSSPGVIAPLVGQKSAEHVSENLEVMKIPPYSDEEFLSLVKKLTS, encoded by the coding sequence ATGATTTCTGGATTTGCAACCCCTGAAGGAACCAAACAATTTGCCCAAAACTCAGGCGTAAATCAAGACAATTTTAAAGAATTTGAAAATCTGACTTTGTCCAACATTGGAATTGGAACCTATCTTGGTGATCCTGATACTAGAACTGATGAACTAGTATCTGGTGCAGTAAAACAATCTATCTTATCTGGTGTCAATGTAATTGATACTGCAATAAACTATCGTTCTCAAAAAGCAGAGAGATCTGTTGGAAAAGCAATCTCTGAGCTAATTCAAGAAAATAAAATTTCCCGTGATCAAATATTTGTCTCTACAAAAAATGGATATGTTACAAATGATGCTGATGTTCAGTTAGGTTTTTGGGAATATGTAAAAGAAGAATATACTCAAAAAGGCGTTGTCAAAGAAGGAGATATTACTTCAGGTTATCATTGTATGACTCCTGCCTATCTCTCTGATCAGTTAGATCGTAGTTTGAAAAATCTTGATTTGGAATGTGTTGACTTGATGTACCTTCACAATGCAGTTGAAGGACAAATTAAAGATGTTTCAAGAGAACAATTTTTGCAGAATCTCCAAACTGTTTTTGAGTTATATGAACAAAAACGTGATGAAGGAAAAATCAAATTTTACGGAATGGCTACCTGGGAATGTTTTAGAGTTTCAACTGACAATCCCCAATACCTTTCATTAGAAGACACCGTAAACATGGCAAAAAAAGTTGGTGGAGAAAATCACGGATTTAAGTTCATTCAATTACCTTTCAACTTGTATTATGATCAAGCATTACTTGGAAAAACTCAAACAATTCAAAACAACCCTGTTTCTGTTTTAGAATCTGCAACAAGATTGGGAATTGGTGTTTTCACAAGTGTGCCGCTAATGCAAGGAAGATTATTGCAACCTGGTGTTATGCCTGAATTTAGTGATTTGAAACCCTCAATGAGGGCATTGCAGTTTATCCGTTCATCTCCTGGAGTTATTGCACCTCTTGTTGGTCAAAAATCTGCAGAACATGTATCTGAGAATCTTGAAGTGATGAAAATTCCTCCTTATTCTGATGAGGAATTTCTTAGTCTTGTGAAAAAACTCACTTCTTAG